One Crassostrea angulata isolate pt1a10 unplaced genomic scaffold, ASM2561291v2 HiC_scaffold_19, whole genome shotgun sequence genomic window, CAACTGAAATTGTACCATGTTATAATTATGCATCAGTATCCTATACTATTGATACAATCCACTCAGAGGACACAATGGTTAAAGAAAAGTACCCTAGGATAATCGTACAGTCCATTGACAAGATCACAACATGACCTAGACTAGTGATACAGACTACAGAGAAGATCACAACActtaaacattattttcttaCACTAAGGGTACCGTCAACTGAGAGGATCACAACAGTTATTCATTAGTTCCCTAAAAAGCTATACATATAAACTATGCTATTCATACTGTTCTCCAAGATAAGATTTAAACTTAAGTATTCAGCCTACTTAAGGGATCACAAACTGATATTGCATAGTAAGAGCCAGATAACTGTTACATCTAAGTGACCTAGACTACTGATAGTGTCCATTAGGAGGAgtataacagttacatgtaagtACCAAATATGTTGTTAGATTTTACTTTAAGGAACACAAACGTTACACATTAGTTCCTTACAGTTATTTATGAAGTTCACTTGGGTATTGATGCATTCCACTGAGATAATCACAACTTAGTACCATAGGCTATTTATGTAGTCTTCTGAAAGAATCACAACATTTTCATAAGTACTCTTTGCAATTTAGTGACAGGGGCATAACATATAATACTAGCTCCCTAAGATGTTGACACAGTCCACTAAGAGGTCACATAAGCAATGCATTGCTACCTAAACCATACATAGAGTCTACTGAAATGATCACAACAGTTGCACATTCCTACTCCGGGTAATTGTAACAGTCTACAAAGAGGAGGGAGTTGTTTTGCTTCAAATGTCCAGCCCCTCGGGGATTTTCACAAGTATAGAGTTCAAGAAATATACCCAAGTGATCTGTAAACCTGTTATTGTCTATGTTTGGCGCCTTTCttagaaaaatattattcattggAAATGATAACTGTTCTGAAGTAAATACATAATCGATCCTACTTTGAGGGACATTATATCCCCATTACACCATGTTAAGCCTTGTTCGTAAGTTTTCCCACCTGATAACCAgcaatctttaaaacaaaatgttttcaagaTTTTCTTTAGTACACTAACGcttttatctttattatttgtatCTATTTGACAGTTAAAGTCTCCACAAAGTATCACATTATCTAAATTTATCGCATTTTAATAATCCATGTAATtactcttttgaaaaattcaattcTATATTTCTCATTATTAGGCGCATAAACATTTACAAGAGTCAATTGTTGATccttatattttatattaattagaaATCGTCTGCCGTCTACAGATTTATAATGGTTTATAATCTCTATTTTActattctttttaaacaaaactgatACACCCCTACTATGTATAGATTCTGAAAAACAATGCACTATTTCCTAAACCATCGTGAGTTCTTGTTGTTTTACAAAATGAGTttcttgcagaaaaaaatatcatatttaacatAGTTTAACCAATCAAAAAGTGTTGTTCTCTTTTTGTAAGTATTTTAACCTCTAACATTTAGAGAGTAAAGTTTTATAGAGGAATTGTTTATGTGTTTGTAAGAGTTAGTGGGCGTTTTACTTACTTACGGGCACCGCACTTGTCGTTTTTCTTGCCCTTCTTGTCATTCCGCACATCTTTCAGCAGTTCCTCAATGTTGGGCTGTCTCTCATTTGTCGCTCCTTTCGTACGCGGGACGGATCGAGCACTGCGGAGTTTTCTGCTGAATTTATAAGCAATCTTTTGATAGATTTTCCCTAGTTTGTTTTCATAGGGCCATTTTTTCGGATCGGTATGTAAGGTGGCATCGACGTCCAGTCCTGTACCCCACTCCATGTCAAACGTACCTTCAGAATACATGGTGTCGTTGTTAAACGTTTCCAATTTGGTATTGATCTCGGGGATTTTGTTAACCTTGGCGTTGACTATTTCTTCCATCACTGCCTCTTTTTCACTCTGCCAGTCCTGCGGGTCCCTGATGTTATGTCCAATTCTTTTGGCGTCTAAAGCCTTTTCCGCTTTTCTCACTTTTTTTGCTGCATCTGCGCGAATTGCTTTAGTCAGCTTATAAGCATGTTCTGCGGAGCGGAGTTGTGCTTCTCACCAAACACATTGATAGAACACGGATAAAAGTTGGATAGTGGAATGGACATGCCCTGAAACACTACCACTTCCCCGGTTGTCGTAGGATCCACGTAATGCTTACATTCGGTTGACCTAGGAGCGTGTCCCAGTTTTCTACAGACCCCGCAGACCCTTTCATTTTTACACTGCTGTTTCCGATGTCCAGTTTCCCAACAGTTGAAGTATTGACTCTTTGACACGGAATCA contains:
- the LOC128168615 gene encoding uncharacterized protein LOC128168615 is translated as MIPCQRVNTSTVGKLDIGNSSVKMKGSAGSVENWDTLLAQLRSAEHAYKLTKAIRADAAKKVRKAEKALDAKRIGHNIRDPQDWQSEKEAVMEEIVNAKVNKIPEINTKLETFNNDTMYSEGTFDMEWGTGLDVDATLHTDPKKWPYENKLGKIYQKIAYKFSRKLRSARSVPRTKGATNERQPNIEELLKDVRNDKKGKKNDKCGARK